One window of Nocardia nova SH22a genomic DNA carries:
- a CDS encoding phosphotransferase family protein, which produces MDARGLPGAGAPAQARFLSGGTQNEIYLITRGDHRCVLRIPPTGAPAERDGGIAREWRITEALEGTDVPHTPAIAVCTDHSVLGRTFYLMGYVDGWSPMDSKTWPAPFDTDLTARAGLAYQLAEGIALLSRVDWRAKGLQDLGRPDGFHERQVRRWTDFFARNRGRDLDGMEVATEWLRTHRPLDYIPGLMHGDYQFANVMFEHGGPARLAALVDWEMGTVGDPKLDLAWMVQSWPSDTSAPEAAGVSYVDLRGMPSRDQLVAHYAQVSGRQVDDLDYYLVLAKWKLAIVLERGFQRAGDDVKLQSFGPIVPKLMREAADLAESTEYK; this is translated from the coding sequence ATGGACGCCCGCGGCCTGCCCGGCGCGGGCGCACCCGCACAAGCGCGATTCCTGTCCGGCGGAACCCAGAACGAGATCTACCTCATCACCCGCGGCGATCACCGCTGCGTGCTGCGCATTCCGCCCACCGGCGCGCCCGCCGAACGCGACGGCGGTATCGCGCGCGAATGGCGGATCACCGAGGCGCTGGAGGGCACCGACGTGCCGCACACCCCGGCGATCGCGGTTTGCACCGATCATTCGGTTCTGGGCCGCACCTTCTACCTCATGGGCTATGTGGACGGCTGGTCGCCGATGGACAGCAAGACCTGGCCCGCCCCCTTCGACACCGATCTCACCGCCCGCGCGGGCCTGGCATATCAGCTCGCCGAAGGGATCGCGCTGCTGTCGCGAGTGGACTGGCGCGCCAAGGGATTACAGGATCTCGGCCGCCCCGACGGCTTCCACGAACGCCAGGTGCGGCGCTGGACCGACTTCTTCGCCCGCAACCGGGGCCGCGATCTCGACGGTATGGAGGTCGCCACCGAATGGCTGCGCACCCACCGGCCGCTGGACTACATTCCCGGGCTCATGCACGGCGACTACCAGTTCGCCAACGTGATGTTCGAACACGGCGGACCGGCCCGGCTGGCGGCACTGGTGGACTGGGAGATGGGCACCGTCGGTGATCCGAAACTGGATCTGGCCTGGATGGTGCAGAGCTGGCCTTCCGACACCTCCGCGCCGGAGGCCGCCGGGGTGAGTTATGTGGATCTGCGCGGAATGCCTTCTCGCGATCAGCTCGTCGCGCACTACGCGCAGGTGTCGGGCCGTCAGGTCGACGATCTCGACTACTACCTCGTCCTGGCGAAGTGGAAGTTGGCGATCGTGCTCGAGCGCGGATTCCAGCGCGCCGGAGACGATGTCAAACTGCAATCCTTCGGCCCGATCGTGCCGAAGCTGATGCGCGAGGCCGCCGACCTCGCCGAGAGTACGGAGTACAAGTGA
- a CDS encoding acetyl-CoA hydrolase/transferase family protein, whose product MTAVRDPAVLDWSEFLCPGDHLVIGQACGEPTTLLETLLPQAARIGELSAFVATSFSGIFTPESVAGLRMRSMGAIGTLRSLTVAHALDVIACHVGQIGPMIESGAMPCDCAVIQVAPADRDGNHSLGLIADHVGAAVRAARVVVAEINDQVPRVPGETIAGSEIDYAVEVSRPPVTVAPARIGPIDEAIAAHAAAYIGDGAVLQTGVGAVPDALLRALTDRRDLGVHSGMVGDGLVDLVEAGALTNARKRIDTGVSVTGALIGSRRLYDFADRNPAIRLSPATYTHDPAVLAGIDDLISINSAMQIDLTGQVNAEQHGSAYLGGTGGQVDFVRGGARSRGGHAIIALPATAKGGTVSRISAALAGPVTTARSEVDIVVTEFGAAELAGRTLAERARRLVEIAHPDFRAELEQAAAEIEKRGF is encoded by the coding sequence ATGACGGCCGTGCGAGATCCGGCGGTCCTGGACTGGAGCGAATTCCTCTGTCCCGGTGACCATCTGGTGATCGGCCAGGCCTGCGGCGAACCCACGACTCTGCTCGAGACACTGCTGCCGCAGGCGGCGCGGATCGGCGAGCTGAGCGCCTTCGTCGCCACCAGCTTCTCCGGGATCTTCACCCCGGAATCCGTCGCGGGCCTGCGGATGCGCAGTATGGGCGCGATCGGCACACTGCGCTCGCTCACCGTCGCCCATGCCCTCGATGTGATCGCCTGTCACGTCGGGCAGATCGGCCCCATGATCGAGTCCGGCGCGATGCCGTGCGACTGCGCGGTCATCCAGGTGGCGCCCGCCGATCGCGACGGCAACCACAGTCTCGGACTGATCGCCGACCACGTCGGCGCGGCCGTGCGCGCCGCACGGGTGGTGGTGGCCGAGATCAACGATCAGGTGCCACGGGTGCCGGGGGAGACCATCGCGGGCAGCGAGATCGATTACGCGGTAGAGGTTTCGCGCCCTCCCGTGACCGTCGCACCGGCCCGGATCGGGCCGATCGACGAGGCGATCGCCGCGCACGCGGCCGCCTACATCGGCGACGGCGCGGTGCTGCAGACCGGCGTCGGCGCGGTCCCCGACGCGCTGCTGCGCGCGCTCACCGATCGCCGGGATCTCGGCGTGCACTCCGGCATGGTCGGCGACGGACTGGTGGATCTGGTCGAGGCGGGCGCGCTCACCAACGCGCGCAAGCGAATCGACACCGGCGTCTCGGTCACCGGCGCGCTCATCGGCAGCCGCCGCCTCTACGATTTCGCCGACCGCAATCCCGCGATCCGATTGTCCCCGGCGACCTACACCCACGACCCCGCCGTCCTCGCGGGTATCGACGATCTGATCTCGATCAACTCCGCCATGCAGATCGACCTCACCGGACAGGTCAATGCCGAACAACACGGCTCGGCCTATCTGGGCGGCACCGGCGGGCAGGTCGATTTCGTGCGCGGCGGAGCCCGCTCGCGCGGCGGGCACGCCATCATCGCACTTCCCGCCACGGCCAAGGGCGGCACCGTGAGCCGGATCAGCGCGGCACTGGCCGGTCCGGTCACGACCGCGCGCAGTGAGGTCGACATCGTCGTCACCGAATTCGGCGCGGCCGAGCTGGCCGGGCGGACGCTGGCGGAGCGGGCTCGGCGGCTGGTCGAGATCGCTCATCCCGACTTCCGTGCCGAGTTGGAACAGGCCGCCGCCGAGATCGAGAAACGAGGATTCTGA
- a CDS encoding enoyl-CoA hydratase/isomerase family protein: MTTSEPATESADQVVIDRRDAVLIARINRPQARNALNGAVLRGIGGAVLTAETDPEIRALVLTGTGDRAFCAGMDLREFADGSGQHAKSPQEREALDAYVRMAAGRTPVPVIGAANATAVGGGLELLMGCDLIVASSAAEFGFPEVKRGLFAAGGGTGVGTRIPLGIALEMLLTGERIDAERARHIGLVNAVAAPGDVLETAIALATTVAANAPLGLAASKELARLSVTDDAAATERLKHWQREVFASADAAEGAQAFLERRTPRWQGR; encoded by the coding sequence GTGACCACGAGCGAACCCGCCACCGAATCCGCCGACCAGGTCGTCATCGACCGCCGCGACGCGGTGCTGATCGCCCGGATCAATCGTCCGCAGGCGCGAAACGCGCTCAACGGCGCCGTTTTACGCGGTATCGGCGGTGCGGTGCTGACCGCCGAAACCGATCCGGAGATCCGGGCACTGGTTCTCACCGGCACCGGCGACCGCGCGTTCTGCGCCGGAATGGATCTGCGCGAATTCGCCGACGGCTCCGGGCAGCACGCGAAGTCACCGCAGGAGCGCGAAGCCCTCGACGCCTACGTCCGCATGGCGGCGGGGCGCACGCCCGTCCCCGTGATCGGCGCCGCCAATGCCACGGCCGTGGGCGGCGGTCTCGAACTGCTGATGGGCTGCGACCTCATCGTGGCCTCCTCGGCGGCCGAGTTCGGCTTCCCGGAGGTCAAGCGCGGATTGTTCGCGGCGGGCGGCGGGACCGGGGTCGGCACCCGCATTCCTCTCGGCATCGCGCTCGAGATGCTGCTGACCGGTGAGCGCATCGACGCCGAGCGGGCTCGGCACATCGGGCTGGTGAACGCCGTCGCCGCACCCGGCGACGTCCTCGAGACCGCGATCGCGCTGGCGACGACGGTCGCCGCCAACGCACCCCTCGGACTGGCCGCGTCCAAGGAACTCGCACGCCTGTCGGTCACCGACGACGCCGCGGCCACCGAACGCCTGAAGCATTGGCAGCGTGAGGTTTTCGCCAGCGCCGACGCCGCCGAGGGCGCCCAGGCATTCCTGGAACGCCGCACACCCCGCTGGCAGGGCAGGTGA
- a CDS encoding NADPH:quinone oxidoreductase family protein produces the protein MRAAVCPHYGPPEVVRVEELPVPEPGPGEVLVRVHAAAVNFPDVLLVANEYQISVPPPFVPGSEFAGVVIAAGTGCADISVGDRVSGTGLHGAFAEQLVVAADKVARIPSGVDFADAAAFGVTYRTAYHCIRSVARAGAGDELIVLGAGGGVGSAAVALGARLGLSVTAVASSDDKLDMAKSLGARHLINHRTGDLRAALRKALPEGADAVIDPVGGDLSEPALRALRRGGRFVTVGYASGTVPRIPLNLVLVKGIHIRGFQFQDIAPEEFRRNESELAELLSAGMRPHIGARFPLADSSAALRLVADGRAVGKVIVDL, from the coding sequence GTGCGGGCGGCGGTGTGCCCGCACTACGGGCCGCCGGAGGTGGTGCGCGTCGAGGAACTGCCGGTGCCCGAACCGGGTCCGGGTGAGGTGCTGGTGCGCGTGCACGCCGCGGCGGTCAACTTTCCCGATGTGCTGCTCGTGGCGAACGAGTACCAGATCAGTGTGCCGCCGCCGTTCGTACCCGGAAGCGAGTTCGCGGGGGTGGTGATCGCGGCGGGCACCGGCTGCGCGGATATCTCGGTCGGCGACCGGGTGTCCGGAACCGGTTTGCACGGTGCGTTCGCCGAACAGCTCGTAGTCGCCGCGGACAAGGTCGCACGCATTCCCAGCGGCGTGGATTTCGCCGACGCCGCGGCCTTCGGTGTCACGTATCGCACGGCGTACCACTGCATTCGATCGGTCGCGCGGGCCGGTGCGGGCGACGAGTTGATCGTGCTCGGCGCGGGCGGCGGCGTCGGGTCGGCGGCGGTAGCTCTCGGGGCGAGGCTGGGCCTGTCGGTGACGGCCGTCGCGTCCTCGGACGACAAACTCGACATGGCGAAGTCACTGGGCGCACGCCACCTGATCAACCACCGCACCGGCGATCTCCGGGCCGCGCTGCGCAAAGCACTGCCCGAGGGCGCCGACGCCGTCATCGACCCGGTCGGCGGTGATCTCAGCGAACCGGCCCTGCGCGCCCTACGCCGCGGCGGGCGTTTCGTCACCGTCGGCTACGCCTCCGGCACCGTGCCGCGCATTCCGTTGAACCTGGTGCTGGTCAAGGGGATTCACATCCGCGGATTCCAATTCCAGGACATCGCCCCGGAGGAGTTCCGCCGCAACGAATCCGAACTCGCCGAACTCCTTTCCGCGGGTATGCGCCCCCACATCGGCGCCCGCTTCCCCCTCGCCGACTCCAGTGCCGCACTGCGGCTCGTCGCCGACGGGCGCGCTGTGGGCAAGGTGATCGTGGACCTCTGA
- a CDS encoding enoyl-CoA hydratase/isomerase family protein, which translates to MGATSSDAVLFEARDDGIAVITLNRPDRRNCLDADVRAGLFAAWDRFEHDAALRIAILTGAGEKAFCAGGDLAEMVATGMRVPPREMYALPYDTIELSKPTIAAVNGAAYAGGWMIAQACDLCVAATTARFAISEVKVGRSSPWAAPLIHMIPQRIMMELLLTGNPIDAHRAYEIGLVNRLAEPDRLLPAAIELAHEILGGAPLSVRAARETVMLATEMGRSAALQAARAASEWCYNSEDAQEGPAAFAAHRAPVWKGR; encoded by the coding sequence ATGGGTGCCACATCCTCCGACGCGGTGCTGTTCGAGGCCCGCGACGACGGCATCGCCGTCATCACCCTGAACCGCCCGGACCGGCGCAACTGCCTCGACGCGGACGTCCGCGCGGGCCTGTTCGCGGCATGGGACCGGTTCGAACACGATGCGGCACTGCGGATCGCGATCCTCACCGGTGCGGGGGAGAAGGCGTTCTGCGCGGGCGGTGATCTCGCCGAGATGGTCGCCACCGGCATGCGGGTGCCGCCGCGGGAGATGTACGCACTGCCCTACGACACCATCGAACTGTCGAAGCCGACCATCGCCGCGGTGAACGGGGCGGCCTACGCGGGCGGGTGGATGATCGCGCAGGCGTGCGATCTGTGTGTCGCCGCCACGACGGCGCGATTCGCGATCAGCGAGGTGAAGGTGGGCCGCAGCTCGCCCTGGGCGGCCCCGCTGATCCACATGATCCCGCAGCGGATCATGATGGAGCTGCTACTCACCGGCAATCCGATCGACGCGCACCGCGCCTACGAGATCGGACTGGTGAACCGGCTCGCCGAACCCGACCGGCTACTGCCCGCCGCGATCGAACTGGCGCACGAAATACTCGGCGGCGCACCACTTTCGGTTCGCGCCGCCCGCGAGACCGTTATGCTCGCCACCGAGATGGGACGCTCGGCCGCCCTGCAGGCGGCCCGTGCCGCCAGCGAGTGGTGCTACAACAGCGAGGACGCGCAGGAGGGCCCGGCGGCCTTCGCCGCGCACCGGGCGCCGGTGTGGAAGGGGCGTTGA
- a CDS encoding ABC transporter ATP-binding protein, giving the protein MIRVRGISKRFRGTVAVSDVSFEAARGSITYLLGPNGAGKSTTMRMIAGLTRPDGGTVEINGRSLRRLERTMREVRFNLDTFARNPKHTAAQHLTWQARLGGIPADEVGQVLARVGLSHIGNRLVGGFSLGMLQRLGIATALLGDPQTIVLDEPDNGLDVDGILWLRELLTGLAAQGRTLLVASHNLTEVEITADRIVIMGRGRILSDADRDETLALGSGPRRLESAYLAVTRGSVEYLGTQGDQASTGEVAR; this is encoded by the coding sequence ATGATCCGAGTTCGCGGCATATCCAAGCGGTTTCGCGGCACGGTCGCGGTCAGCGACGTCAGTTTCGAGGCCGCCCGCGGTTCGATCACCTATCTACTGGGCCCCAACGGCGCGGGTAAGTCCACCACCATGAGAATGATCGCGGGCTTGACCAGACCGGACGGGGGGACGGTCGAGATCAACGGGCGGTCGCTGCGTCGGCTCGAGCGCACCATGCGGGAAGTTCGTTTCAACCTCGACACGTTCGCGCGCAACCCCAAGCACACGGCCGCGCAGCATCTGACATGGCAAGCGCGCCTCGGCGGTATCCCCGCCGACGAAGTCGGTCAGGTACTCGCACGAGTGGGCCTGTCCCACATCGGAAATCGTCTCGTCGGCGGCTTTTCGCTCGGCATGTTGCAACGTCTCGGCATTGCCACGGCACTACTGGGCGATCCGCAGACCATCGTGCTCGACGAGCCCGACAACGGTCTCGACGTGGACGGCATCCTGTGGCTGCGCGAGCTGCTGACCGGACTGGCCGCACAGGGACGCACACTGCTGGTCGCCTCGCACAACCTCACCGAAGTCGAGATCACCGCGGACCGGATCGTGATCATGGGCCGCGGGCGGATTCTGTCCGACGCCGACCGCGACGAGACGCTCGCACTCGGTTCGGGTCCACGCAGACTCGAATCCGCGTATCTGGCGGTCACCCGCGGGAGCGTCGAATACCTGGGCACGCAGGGCGACCAGGCGAGCACCGGCGAGGTGGCGCGGTGA
- a CDS encoding acyl-CoA dehydrogenase family protein translates to MAWDFETDPEFQHKLDWADAFVREEVEPLDLIWPHQQFVPPDAKRREVVDPLKQRVRDQGLWATHLGPDLGGQGYGQLKLALLNEILGRSSWAPVIFGCQAPDTGNAEIIAHFGTEEQKRRYLRPLLDGELFSSYSMTEPQAGADPTRFTTAAVRDGDDWIINGWKFFSSNAATASFLIVMVVTDPDVSAYQGMSMFLVPTDTPGVRIERNVGLYGEPLDGGAHALIHYDNVRVPNSALLGGPGQAFAIAQTRLGGGRIHHAMRTIGLARSALDMMCERALSRETAGSRLSDKQFVQGYIADSYAQLQQFRLFVLYTAWEIDKYNDYRKVRKDIAAVKVVMPTVLHDIAWRAMQVHGALGVTNEMPFFTMIHGAGVMGLADGPTEVHKGTVAKQVLRDYSPSTDLWPSQWIPRKLDAARARFADYLEHEAGNQ, encoded by the coding sequence ATGGCATGGGATTTCGAGACCGATCCGGAGTTCCAGCACAAGCTGGACTGGGCGGACGCGTTCGTCCGTGAGGAAGTCGAGCCGCTGGATCTGATCTGGCCGCATCAGCAGTTCGTGCCGCCGGACGCCAAGCGCCGCGAGGTTGTCGATCCGCTCAAGCAGCGAGTGCGTGACCAGGGATTATGGGCCACGCATCTGGGCCCGGATCTCGGCGGCCAAGGATACGGTCAACTGAAACTGGCGCTGCTCAACGAGATTCTGGGCCGCTCCTCCTGGGCGCCGGTGATCTTCGGCTGTCAGGCTCCCGATACCGGTAACGCGGAGATCATCGCGCATTTCGGCACCGAGGAGCAGAAGCGTCGCTATCTGCGCCCGCTGCTCGACGGTGAGCTGTTCTCCAGTTATTCGATGACCGAACCCCAGGCCGGCGCCGATCCGACCCGCTTCACCACCGCCGCCGTGCGCGACGGTGACGACTGGATCATCAACGGCTGGAAGTTCTTCTCCTCCAACGCCGCCACCGCCTCGTTCCTCATCGTGATGGTGGTGACCGACCCGGATGTCAGCGCGTATCAAGGCATGTCGATGTTCCTCGTGCCGACCGATACGCCCGGCGTCCGCATCGAACGCAATGTGGGCCTCTACGGCGAACCACTCGACGGCGGCGCGCACGCCCTGATCCATTACGACAATGTGCGAGTACCGAATTCGGCGCTGCTGGGCGGACCGGGCCAGGCATTCGCCATCGCCCAGACCCGGCTGGGCGGCGGGCGCATCCACCACGCGATGCGGACCATCGGCCTGGCACGCAGCGCGCTGGACATGATGTGCGAGCGGGCGCTGAGCCGCGAGACCGCGGGCAGCCGGTTGTCGGACAAACAGTTCGTCCAGGGCTATATCGCCGATTCCTACGCCCAGTTGCAGCAGTTCCGCCTGTTCGTGCTCTACACCGCGTGGGAGATCGACAAATACAACGACTACCGCAAGGTGCGCAAGGACATCGCCGCGGTGAAGGTGGTGATGCCTACCGTGCTGCACGACATCGCCTGGCGCGCGATGCAGGTGCACGGCGCCCTCGGGGTCACCAACGAGATGCCGTTCTTCACCATGATCCACGGCGCCGGCGTGATGGGCCTGGCCGACGGCCCGACCGAGGTGCACAAGGGCACCGTCGCCAAACAGGTCCTGCGCGACTACTCCCCCAGCACCGATCTGTGGCCCTCCCAATGGATTCCGCGCAAACTCGACGCCGCGCGCGCGAGGTTCGCCGACTATCTCGAACACGAAGCAGGTAACCAGTGA
- a CDS encoding TetR/AcrR family transcriptional regulator, protein MSGQRRPANVRAYDTLLAKGEERKLRILAVAQRMLARNGWRSTTLAQIAREAGVTPAGLLHHFESKDQLLHAVLEARDTDDEMHADRQGDLVEQIEGVADRFRRSPDLIGMYAVLLIENLEPDAPLHDRLLGRYRAATEQVAESIRRGQRCGRYSADVDPAVKAVEIVAFLNGMETSWLLDPSIPLTKVFQEYARSLERELTRNDVH, encoded by the coding sequence GTGTCAGGTCAGCGACGACCGGCTAACGTCCGGGCCTATGACACGCTGCTCGCCAAGGGCGAGGAGCGCAAACTTCGCATCCTCGCGGTGGCGCAGCGCATGCTCGCCCGCAACGGATGGCGGTCGACGACCCTCGCGCAGATCGCGCGGGAAGCCGGGGTCACGCCCGCGGGGCTGCTGCATCACTTCGAATCGAAGGATCAGCTGCTGCACGCGGTGCTCGAGGCCCGCGACACCGACGACGAGATGCACGCCGATCGCCAGGGCGATCTGGTCGAGCAGATCGAGGGTGTCGCCGACCGGTTCCGGCGCTCACCCGATCTGATCGGCATGTACGCGGTGCTGCTGATCGAGAACCTGGAACCCGATGCGCCCCTGCATGATCGGCTGCTGGGCAGATATCGGGCCGCCACCGAGCAGGTGGCCGAGAGTATCCGGCGCGGACAGCGCTGCGGGCGCTACAGCGCCGATGTTGACCCTGCCGTCAAGGCTGTGGAGATTGTCGCTTTTCTCAATGGAATGGAAACGTCATGGCTGCTCGATCCCTCGATTCCACTGACCAAGGTGTTCCAGGAGTACGCTCGGTCGCTCGAACGCGAGCTGACGCGCAACGACGTCCACTGA
- a CDS encoding ABC transporter permease: MSAAVDLGRAVRSELAKLSWRSPVWLAIVPVAVLLPLAVNASLAIATQMNKVNGTGGMDTNNAGYWVMIFSTIILMAAGVTSLSNEFKYATAELVYGAEPRRWMLPVAKAIVFGLIAAAATLATVLVLLAVFPAVFPDVWGRVDLTSSAGLRLLWALPVFDFFVSTLGIGIAGLVPRPGVVVGAVLLWKFGIETFSAMLPVKIGNIVAQWMPFKNGELGAGQYPTTTPAFGGANGALAYFALLASVFFVIGMVRLSRRDLATD, encoded by the coding sequence GTGAGCGCGGCGGTGGATTTGGGCCGGGCGGTGCGCAGCGAACTGGCGAAGCTGTCCTGGCGCAGTCCGGTCTGGCTGGCGATCGTGCCGGTCGCGGTGCTGCTGCCGCTGGCGGTGAACGCGAGTTTGGCGATAGCCACCCAGATGAACAAGGTCAACGGCACCGGCGGTATGGACACCAACAATGCCGGTTACTGGGTGATGATCTTCTCGACGATCATTCTGATGGCGGCGGGTGTCACCTCGCTGAGCAACGAGTTCAAATACGCCACAGCGGAATTGGTCTACGGCGCCGAGCCCCGGCGGTGGATGCTGCCGGTGGCGAAGGCGATCGTCTTCGGGCTGATCGCCGCGGCGGCGACGCTGGCTACCGTGCTGGTCCTGCTCGCCGTCTTTCCGGCCGTGTTTCCCGACGTCTGGGGTCGAGTCGACCTGACGTCCTCGGCCGGTCTCCGATTGCTCTGGGCGCTACCGGTTTTCGACTTCTTCGTCAGCACGCTGGGAATCGGGATCGCCGGATTGGTGCCCCGGCCGGGGGTCGTGGTGGGCGCGGTGCTGCTGTGGAAGTTCGGTATCGAAACCTTCTCCGCGATGCTGCCGGTGAAGATCGGCAATATCGTCGCGCAGTGGATGCCGTTCAAGAACGGTGAACTCGGCGCGGGTCAATATCCCACGACCACACCGGCATTCGGCGGCGCCAACGGCGCGCTGGCATATTTCGCACTCCTCGCGTCGGTGTTCTTCGTGATCGGTATGGTGCGGCTGTCCCGGCGTGATCTCGCAACCGACTGA
- a CDS encoding methyltransferase domain-containing protein codes for MPIDRDRADAATRRALDQVLELPGTARLVDGIIETLPPSTVRTLSQRALDTEFTAWLYDRGRDRLLRLAGQPDFATEAGHIEAQLRPEAGDVVLDLACGHGNFTVEWARRVGPGGLVIGVDYSKSMLARAVARVRDGGLDNVVLIHADAHDLPLRPRSFDCLNCSGGFHAFPDLPKALRELARVARPGARLTASTFAATGDDAFRTPKRWAGNLFGLNFVAIDALGGDLSAAGFTDYEWTRPRAAFGYLSATRDTDA; via the coding sequence ATGCCGATCGACCGGGATCGTGCCGACGCGGCCACGCGACGTGCCCTCGACCAGGTCCTCGAGCTACCCGGTACCGCACGCCTGGTCGACGGCATCATCGAGACATTGCCGCCGTCGACCGTGCGGACGCTGAGTCAGCGCGCGTTGGACACCGAGTTCACCGCCTGGCTCTACGACAGGGGCCGTGATCGGTTACTACGCCTGGCCGGGCAACCCGACTTCGCCACCGAGGCCGGACACATCGAGGCGCAGCTTCGGCCGGAGGCCGGTGACGTCGTGCTCGACCTCGCCTGCGGGCACGGGAACTTCACTGTCGAATGGGCTCGCAGGGTCGGACCGGGTGGGCTGGTGATCGGGGTCGACTATTCGAAATCCATGCTCGCCCGCGCGGTCGCCCGCGTTCGTGACGGCGGACTGGACAATGTCGTGCTCATCCACGCCGACGCCCACGATCTCCCGCTCCGGCCACGATCGTTCGACTGTCTGAATTGCTCCGGCGGATTCCACGCTTTTCCGGATCTTCCGAAGGCTCTCCGGGAACTCGCGAGGGTGGCACGGCCGGGTGCGCGGTTGACCGCCAGCACCTTCGCCGCCACCGGCGACGATGCCTTCCGGACGCCGAAACGATGGGCCGGAAATCTTTTCGGCCTGAATTTCGTCGCGATCGACGCACTCGGTGGCGACCTCTCCGCGGCGGGTTTCACCGACTACGAATGGACGCGGCCCCGAGCGGCATTCGGATACCTGTCGGCGACCCGGGACACGGATGCGTGA
- a CDS encoding VOC family protein, with product MKAADQFHLGIVAADLEQTTAALSRLLGYKWGIESGGPLTVTAPSGQLSVDIRCVYSTTVPRLEVIRAVAGTLWEPVSGSGIHHVGYWSDDVAADMAELTAAGYEVEAVRPGPDGAPMFAFLTAASGFRIELLTRAAESGLARCWAPVTAEQEGTSR from the coding sequence ATGAAGGCGGCCGATCAGTTCCATCTCGGCATCGTGGCCGCGGACCTCGAGCAGACCACGGCGGCGCTGTCGCGACTGCTGGGGTACAAATGGGGAATCGAGTCCGGCGGGCCGCTCACCGTGACGGCGCCGTCCGGGCAGCTCTCGGTCGATATCCGATGCGTGTACTCGACGACCGTGCCGCGGCTGGAGGTGATCCGCGCGGTCGCGGGCACGCTGTGGGAACCGGTGTCCGGCAGCGGAATTCACCATGTCGGGTACTGGTCCGACGATGTGGCCGCCGATATGGCGGAACTGACCGCGGCCGGATACGAGGTGGAGGCGGTGCGGCCGGGGCCCGACGGCGCTCCGATGTTCGCCTTCCTCACCGCCGCGTCGGGATTCCGGATCGAATTGCTCACCCGCGCGGCGGAATCGGGTCTCGCCCGGTGCTGGGCGCCGGTGACCGCAGAACAGGAAGGTACGAGCCGATGA